From a single Hypanus sabinus isolate sHypSab1 chromosome 7, sHypSab1.hap1, whole genome shotgun sequence genomic region:
- the LOC132396865 gene encoding SWI/SNF-related matrix-associated actin-dependent regulator of chromatin subfamily E member 1-related-like isoform X1, whose product MDCTPDSGCSGAPGSPHEVKQDGSETSKDQNMYNGSQKNDKPIEKKNEEQHVTKKRGWPKGKKRKKNVPNGPKAPLTGYMRFLNERREQLRAQQPDLPFPEITKTLGSEWSKLPLEDKQFYLDEAERAKQQYIKELQEYQRTEAYKMSKIAIQEKKLRKETAHSLSNGMHGEKNNEQQGKMSMFNIPIFTEEFLDHNKAREAELRKLRKTNIEYEEQNAVLQKHIDNMRSAKEKLEEELAEEQSQNANLHKHLDNLRQMLTASFTDVSLPGSGESVTVDTIDSYMTKLHSIIDNNPQQNEKLVKKVQEIVSSLDSSDGP is encoded by the exons ATGCTCAGGTGCTCCAGGATCACCACACGAAGTAAAACAGGATGGAAGTGAGACATCGAAAGATCAAAATATGTACAATGGATCTCAGAAGAACGATAAACCCAttgagaagaaaaatgaagaa CAGCATGTGACCAAGAAAAGAGGCTGGCCAAAGGGTAAAAAGCGCAAAAAAAATGTTCCCAATGGTCCCAAAGCTCCACTGACAGGTTACATGCGATTCTTGAATGAACGCCGTGAACAGTTACGGGCACAGCAACCAGATTTACCTTTTCCAGAAATCACCAAGACGTTGGGCAGTGAGTGGAGCAAACTTCCCCTTGAAGACAAGCAG TTCTATCTTGATGAAGCTGAACGGGCAAAGCAACAGTATATAAAAGAACTGCAGGAGTACCAGCGAACTGAAGCTTATAAAATGAGCAAAATTGCCATCCAGGAAAAGAAGCTAAGAAAAG AAACCGCTCATTCATTGTCAAATGGCATGCATGGTGAG AAGAACAACGAGCAGCAAGGGAAAATGTCTATGTTTAATATTCCAATTTTTACTGAAGAATTTCTTGATCATAACAAAG CTCGAGAAGCAGAGTTGAGAAAGTTACGGAAGACAAATATCGAATATGAAGAGCAGAATGCAGTCTTGCAGAAACACATTGACAATATGAGAAGTGCTAAAGAGAAACTGGAGGAGGAACTGGCTGAAGAACAAAGCCAAAATGCAAATCTACACAAGCATCTTGACAATTTACGGCAAATGTTAACAGCTAGTTTCACTGACGTCTCACTGCCAG GAAGTGGAGAAAGTGTGACAGTTGACACAATTGATTCGTATATGACAAAACTGCATAGTATCATAGACAACAATCCTCAGCAGAATGAAAAGCTTGTGAAGAAGGTCCAGGAGATAGTCAGCAGCCTAGACAGCAG TGATGGACCTTAA
- the LOC132396865 gene encoding SWI/SNF-related matrix-associated actin-dependent regulator of chromatin subfamily E member 1-related-like isoform X2, translating to MDCTPDSGCSGAPGSPHEVKQDGSETSKDQNMYNGSQKNDKPIEKKNEEHVTKKRGWPKGKKRKKNVPNGPKAPLTGYMRFLNERREQLRAQQPDLPFPEITKTLGSEWSKLPLEDKQFYLDEAERAKQQYIKELQEYQRTEAYKMSKIAIQEKKLRKETAHSLSNGMHGEKNNEQQGKMSMFNIPIFTEEFLDHNKAREAELRKLRKTNIEYEEQNAVLQKHIDNMRSAKEKLEEELAEEQSQNANLHKHLDNLRQMLTASFTDVSLPGSGESVTVDTIDSYMTKLHSIIDNNPQQNEKLVKKVQEIVSSLDSSDGP from the exons ATGCTCAGGTGCTCCAGGATCACCACACGAAGTAAAACAGGATGGAAGTGAGACATCGAAAGATCAAAATATGTACAATGGATCTCAGAAGAACGATAAACCCAttgagaagaaaaatgaagaa CATGTGACCAAGAAAAGAGGCTGGCCAAAGGGTAAAAAGCGCAAAAAAAATGTTCCCAATGGTCCCAAAGCTCCACTGACAGGTTACATGCGATTCTTGAATGAACGCCGTGAACAGTTACGGGCACAGCAACCAGATTTACCTTTTCCAGAAATCACCAAGACGTTGGGCAGTGAGTGGAGCAAACTTCCCCTTGAAGACAAGCAG TTCTATCTTGATGAAGCTGAACGGGCAAAGCAACAGTATATAAAAGAACTGCAGGAGTACCAGCGAACTGAAGCTTATAAAATGAGCAAAATTGCCATCCAGGAAAAGAAGCTAAGAAAAG AAACCGCTCATTCATTGTCAAATGGCATGCATGGTGAG AAGAACAACGAGCAGCAAGGGAAAATGTCTATGTTTAATATTCCAATTTTTACTGAAGAATTTCTTGATCATAACAAAG CTCGAGAAGCAGAGTTGAGAAAGTTACGGAAGACAAATATCGAATATGAAGAGCAGAATGCAGTCTTGCAGAAACACATTGACAATATGAGAAGTGCTAAAGAGAAACTGGAGGAGGAACTGGCTGAAGAACAAAGCCAAAATGCAAATCTACACAAGCATCTTGACAATTTACGGCAAATGTTAACAGCTAGTTTCACTGACGTCTCACTGCCAG GAAGTGGAGAAAGTGTGACAGTTGACACAATTGATTCGTATATGACAAAACTGCATAGTATCATAGACAACAATCCTCAGCAGAATGAAAAGCTTGTGAAGAAGGTCCAGGAGATAGTCAGCAGCCTAGACAGCAG TGATGGACCTTAA
- the LOC132396865 gene encoding SWI/SNF-related matrix-associated actin-dependent regulator of chromatin subfamily E member 1-related-like isoform X3: protein MEVRHRKIKICTMDLRRTINPLRRKMKNSIFLYSYQQHVTKKRGWPKGKKRKKNVPNGPKAPLTGYMRFLNERREQLRAQQPDLPFPEITKTLGSEWSKLPLEDKQFYLDEAERAKQQYIKELQEYQRTEAYKMSKIAIQEKKLRKETAHSLSNGMHGEKNNEQQGKMSMFNIPIFTEEFLDHNKAREAELRKLRKTNIEYEEQNAVLQKHIDNMRSAKEKLEEELAEEQSQNANLHKHLDNLRQMLTASFTDVSLPGSGESVTVDTIDSYMTKLHSIIDNNPQQNEKLVKKVQEIVSSLDSSDGP, encoded by the exons ATGGAAGTGAGACATCGAAAGATCAAAATATGTACAATGGATCTCAGAAGAACGATAAACCCAttgagaagaaaaatgaagaa TTCAATATTTTTATATTCTTATCAGCAGCATGTGACCAAGAAAAGAGGCTGGCCAAAGGGTAAAAAGCGCAAAAAAAATGTTCCCAATGGTCCCAAAGCTCCACTGACAGGTTACATGCGATTCTTGAATGAACGCCGTGAACAGTTACGGGCACAGCAACCAGATTTACCTTTTCCAGAAATCACCAAGACGTTGGGCAGTGAGTGGAGCAAACTTCCCCTTGAAGACAAGCAG TTCTATCTTGATGAAGCTGAACGGGCAAAGCAACAGTATATAAAAGAACTGCAGGAGTACCAGCGAACTGAAGCTTATAAAATGAGCAAAATTGCCATCCAGGAAAAGAAGCTAAGAAAAG AAACCGCTCATTCATTGTCAAATGGCATGCATGGTGAG AAGAACAACGAGCAGCAAGGGAAAATGTCTATGTTTAATATTCCAATTTTTACTGAAGAATTTCTTGATCATAACAAAG CTCGAGAAGCAGAGTTGAGAAAGTTACGGAAGACAAATATCGAATATGAAGAGCAGAATGCAGTCTTGCAGAAACACATTGACAATATGAGAAGTGCTAAAGAGAAACTGGAGGAGGAACTGGCTGAAGAACAAAGCCAAAATGCAAATCTACACAAGCATCTTGACAATTTACGGCAAATGTTAACAGCTAGTTTCACTGACGTCTCACTGCCAG GAAGTGGAGAAAGTGTGACAGTTGACACAATTGATTCGTATATGACAAAACTGCATAGTATCATAGACAACAATCCTCAGCAGAATGAAAAGCTTGTGAAGAAGGTCCAGGAGATAGTCAGCAGCCTAGACAGCAG TGATGGACCTTAA